The following coding sequences are from one Arthrobacter sp. PvP023 window:
- a CDS encoding primary-amine oxidase — protein sequence MTLAPTDTVTPYRLAAGAEITEVQGILRAGGLLDPAKRIAYLGLLDPARGSAGNSEDRRFRVFIHDVSGGRPVDVTVSVTRGEVISAVELDTAVAGELPVLEEEFEVVEELLASDARWLKALADRGLDVGKVRVAPLSAGVFEYPEEKGRRILRGLAFVQDFPEDSAWAHPVDGLVAYVDVVSKEVTQVLDTGVVPIPAEHGNYTDPELTGPLRTTQKPLHITQPEGPSFTVTGGNHVEWEKWSVDVGFDVREGVVLHNLAFQDGGRKRPIINRASIAEMVVPYGDPSPIRSWQNYFDTGEYLVGQYANSLELGCDCLGEITYLSPVISDAFGNPREIRNGICMHEEDWGILAKHSDLWTGINYTRRNRRLVISFFTTIGNYDYGFYWYLYLDGTIEFEAKATGVVFTSAFPEGGSANISQLAPGLGAPFHQHLFSARLDMAIDGFTNRVEEEDVVRQPMGEGNERGNAFSRKRTVLARESDAVREADARSGRTWIISNPESRNRLGEPVGYKLHAQGQPTLLADPDSSIARRAAFATKDLWVTRFAEDERYPTGDFVNQHSGGAGLPAYIAQDREIDGQDIVVWHTFGLTHFPRIEDWPIMPVDTVGFKLRPEGFFDRSPVLDVPANPNTTPAAGGHCHG from the coding sequence CGGCCTGCTGGACCCCGCCCGGGGCAGCGCCGGGAATTCCGAGGACCGGCGCTTCCGCGTGTTCATCCACGATGTTTCCGGCGGCCGCCCCGTTGACGTAACGGTCTCCGTGACGCGCGGCGAGGTGATTTCCGCCGTCGAACTGGACACCGCCGTCGCCGGCGAACTTCCCGTGCTGGAAGAGGAATTCGAGGTGGTGGAGGAACTCCTGGCCTCCGACGCGCGGTGGCTGAAGGCGCTGGCCGACCGCGGGCTCGACGTCGGCAAGGTCCGCGTTGCCCCGCTGTCCGCCGGTGTCTTCGAGTACCCGGAGGAAAAGGGCCGGCGCATCCTCCGCGGGCTGGCCTTCGTCCAGGACTTTCCCGAGGACAGCGCCTGGGCGCATCCCGTTGACGGCCTGGTGGCCTATGTCGACGTCGTCAGCAAGGAAGTCACGCAGGTCCTGGATACCGGGGTTGTCCCTATTCCCGCCGAGCACGGCAACTACACCGACCCAGAGCTCACCGGCCCGCTGCGCACCACCCAGAAGCCGCTGCACATCACCCAGCCCGAGGGGCCCAGCTTCACGGTCACCGGCGGCAACCACGTTGAATGGGAAAAGTGGAGCGTCGACGTCGGCTTCGATGTCCGCGAGGGCGTGGTGCTGCACAACCTTGCCTTCCAGGACGGCGGGCGCAAGCGGCCCATCATCAACCGCGCCTCCATCGCCGAGATGGTGGTTCCCTATGGCGACCCGTCGCCGATCCGTTCCTGGCAGAACTACTTCGACACCGGCGAATACCTGGTGGGCCAGTACGCCAATTCTCTTGAACTGGGCTGCGACTGCCTCGGCGAGATCACCTACCTGAGCCCCGTGATCAGCGACGCGTTCGGCAACCCCCGCGAAATCCGCAACGGCATCTGCATGCACGAGGAGGACTGGGGCATCCTGGCCAAGCACAGCGACCTCTGGACGGGCATCAACTACACCCGCCGCAACCGCCGCCTGGTCATCTCCTTCTTCACCACCATCGGCAACTACGACTACGGCTTCTACTGGTACCTCTACCTCGACGGCACCATCGAATTCGAAGCCAAGGCCACCGGCGTAGTCTTCACCAGCGCCTTCCCGGAGGGCGGCTCGGCCAACATTTCCCAGCTCGCACCCGGGCTCGGCGCGCCGTTCCACCAGCACCTTTTCAGTGCCCGCCTGGACATGGCGATCGACGGCTTCACCAACCGGGTGGAGGAGGAGGACGTGGTCCGGCAGCCCATGGGCGAAGGCAACGAGCGCGGCAACGCGTTCTCCCGGAAGAGGACTGTCCTGGCCCGGGAATCCGACGCCGTCCGGGAAGCCGACGCCCGCAGCGGCCGGACCTGGATCATCTCCAACCCGGAGTCGCGCAACCGGCTGGGCGAACCTGTGGGCTACAAGCTGCATGCCCAGGGCCAGCCCACGCTCCTGGCCGATCCGGATTCCTCCATTGCCCGCCGTGCGGCGTTCGCCACCAAGGACCTGTGGGTCACCCGGTTCGCGGAGGATGAGCGGTACCCTACCGGCGACTTCGTGAACCAGCACTCCGGGGGAGCGGGGCTGCCGGCCTACATCGCGCAGGACCGCGAGATCGACGGCCAGGACATCGTGGTGTGGCACACCTTCGGGCTGACCCACTTCCCCCGGATCGAGGACTGGCCCATCATGCCCGTGGACACTGTGGGCTTCAAGCTGCGGCCTGAGGGATTCTTCGACCGCAGCCCCGTGCTGGACGTGCCGGCCAACCCGAACACCAC